CACTTGGAAGTTGGTTGATAAACCAAAAGACACAAATGTAATAGGGGTGAAATGGGTTTATCGAACCAAACTTAATCCAGATGGTTCAGTTTATAAATACAAGGCAAGGCTTGTTGTGAAAGGTTATGCGCAAGTTGCAGGTCTGGATTATGGAGACACATTTGCACCATCTACACGACATGATACAATAAGGCTTCTATTTACTTTGGCAGCTCAATCAAATTGGAAGTTGTATCATTTGGATGTGAAATCAGCATTCTTAAATGGACAGCTGCAGGAGGAGATTTATATCGACCAACCAGAAGGATTTCAAGTTGCAGGAATGGAGGATAAAATCTACAAGCTACATAAGGCATTGTATGGATTAAAGCAGGATCCTCAAGCCTGGTATAGTAAGATTGattcttatcttatttattgtGGCTTCAAGAGAAGTGAAAATGAAGCCACTTTATATGTGAAGAAGGCTAAAGGAGGAGATGTGCTTTTGGTGTCACTCTATGTTGATGATCTTCTGTTAACAGGAAGCAATGAAGCTATGATGAATCAATTCAAGCAAGAAATGAAGACCAAGTTTGAAATGTCAGATTTGGGTGAAATGAATTACTTTTTGGGAATGGAGATTCATCAAGCTACAGATGGAATCTTCATTTCACAGTGAAAATATGCATGGGATATTCTTAAAAGATTCAAGATGGAGAGATGCAAGCCTGTATCGACCCCACTAGTTCACAGTGAAAAGATTTCGAAGTTTGAAGGAGGTGATAGGGCTGATCCTGCAGTTTACAGAAGTCTAATAGGTAGTTTGTTGTATTTGACAGCAACAAGACCTGATCTCATGTTCGCAGCAAGTCTTCTGTCGAGATTTATGCATGCTCCAAGTCAAGTTCATCTTGGTGTCGCTAAGCGAACGTTGAGGTATATCAAGGGAATTGCTGATTTTGATATTTGGTTTAAAAAGGAAGAGCAAGGGAAATTGATGGGTTATTCAGATAGAGATTGGGCAGGAAGCATTGATGATATGAAAAGCACTTCTGGATATGCTTTTATACTTGGTTCAGGCATGTTCCCATGGAATTCAAAGAAGCAAGAGGTGGTAGCTCAATCTTTTGCAGAAGCTGAATACATCGCCGCTGCTGGTGCAACTAATCAAGCTCTATGGTTAAGAAAGATTCTATGTGATCTGGAGCAAAATGACATTGAAGCTACTGTCATTAAGGTTGACAACAAGTCAGCAATATCTATGGCCAAAAATCCAGTGCAACATGGTCGTAGCAATCATATAAATGTGAAGTTTCACACTATCAGGCAAGCAGATAAGGATGACGAAATTAAACTTGTTCATTGCATCTCAGATAAGCAGATTGCAGACAATGACCAAGGCTCTTCCTAAGGGGAAATTTGAAGTTCTAAGGGCTAAGCTGGGAGTatccaagaaaaatctcaaggaggagtgttagaaaatgagattttctaGATAGTTTTTTAGTCTAATAGTGTTCTCTTTTAAATgttatgtttggtttgtaaaggACAGGTAATCCTTGTTTTATGGAATTTGCTTTGTAAGTGGTTGGATAGGTATGGACTCTACTTACTTTTGAAAAAGCTTATATAGCTATATGTGTCTAAGCCTTATGAAAAATGCCATATGAATGAATAAAAGTTCTGTTAAACCTTATTTTGTTCTTATAAGTTTAAAAGTCTAACAAATACAAGGATAAATCATTGTCGAATAAATTATGAAACCGCGGGAATAAATCATCAGGTAAACTTGTATGACCAAAACTACCTTCTTGCTCATCTGAATTGATGTTGACACTTAAGTTGATAATGTTGGAAAGTTCACCTACTTTGCTATTTATTTTAGTTATAATCTGAAACGAATCCGATAATTTTCAGGTATGAGCTTCTGATTGAAAACCTTATGGACCCAGCTCATGTCCAATATTCACATTATGGCATTATGAATGTTCCAGTAGCCCCCAAAAGATAAGAAACTTATACTATCCCGTACACATTTTATTCTATATTCTTTTCTTTACATGTGTAAGTAACTTCATCAGACTAACAGAATTGTTTATGCACTGTGAAAGCTGATAGAGAAGGAGGAAGACCACTCGACATAACTGTCACAAAATTGGATGTAAATGCCATTACTGCAAACCAGGGACCTGGACGGAACACATTTGTTCCACCTTGTGTGTATTATAGTTATTTTGCTTTTGGAGGACCTCAGGGCAAAACAACTGATGTATCATCTGGAGCTGTACAGGTAATTGATTTCATGGTCTTGTGTTTCCATATACTTCAACATTTATTTGGTACTCTTTGCAGcagtttaaatatatatttcatgCAGGAAAAACCTTCAGCTGAGAAGCAGAAAAAAGCACTTTTAGTTTTCATCTGTATTCCGGTTAGTCCAGGTCATAGCAGAATTATATTTGCATCTCCAAGAAACTTTGCCACTTGGGCAGATCGAATAATTCCACGTTGGATATTTCACCTGGGGCAAAACCTAATTCTGGATTCTGATTTGTATCTTCTTCATGTGGAGGTAAATCAATTTTCTTTATTGCgtcttttcaatttttattgtGTTCTTGTTAAATCTAGTTGTTCCTCAGAAGGTtgttaactttaaaaaatagagaagacTTGTGATTTACATATGCCTGAAGCTTTAGAGACGTTTACTATGTACAAGGACCCTTTCAAGTCCCACGAAAAGAAAACAAGCATATCTGTTGAACTTCTATATAGCAATATCATGATTCGGCGCTATTTTCACTATGTTGTATACTACTCAACAAAGTAAGTCTAGATATGTGATTTGACCACATTTTGCTGACGCTACTCCTAACTTGTCTCAAGTTGTGTTAAAAGCTACTTTTCGAATGGAAAGCCGAGGATATGTGGGatttatttcatcaaaaactTTTGGGTTCTACCGGTCCATGCCCCTTTCCTCACTTTCTCCATTTCTTCTTGTCTGCGGCTTTACTCCCCATCTGTTAATATTTATGTTGTGGTTATCTTTTTACTGTGTGCTTTGCTATTCACAATCGaatgaaatgaacaaaaaaaaaacatattaaaaagaAGGCTGAATAGCCAAATAGACACCTATAGTTGCAGGAGATTGTGTTCCCAGCTCCCCAACTTCACAATGTGCTCGTTTTACTACCTTGTATTTCAAACAACAAATCTTGAGCATAGTCCCGCTATTGGACCCACAACATATTGCATGACTGTTTGTAAGTTGGATTCCGGTGAAGCCTGGTGCTTTTAGGTGAAACATTGCCTTTTACAATATGACGAGTCTTTCTTCctcatttaatttgttttccatTATGAAGGAGCACAAGCTAAAGGAAATTGGCTCTTACAATTGGCATAAAGCTTGCTATCTGCCAACAAAGGCAGATGCCATCGTTGTTGCTTTTAGAAGGTGGCTAAACAAATATGCAGGTGGTCAAGTTGATTGGCGTGGAAAGTACAATGGAGACCTCCCGCCAACTCCTCCAAGGGAGCAGCTGCTGGACAGGTTCGTTCGTTCATTCCCACACTTGTAATGTAGACTTTCAAGAACCTTTTAGAGACGAAGACGTTGAGTTAACATTAAAAATGCCATGTTTATACTTCCTTTCAGATATTGGACTCATACAGTGAATTGCACAAGTTGCAATCTTGCATATAAAGGTCTCAATGCTCTTGAAGTTATACTGCAGATTGCCTCCATTGGTGTGATCGGAATTGTTGCTGCTGCAAAGCAGGGCACGTTGTCTGTGGTGGCAAGGTATTCTTTGGTCACTGTTGCATTACTATGCTTCGTGGCCTCGAGATGGTTATCTcattttatatacaaaaatttcCATTTCCACGATTACGACCACGCCTTCCGTTGACACTTGAATATTGTCATAATGAATTGGAGCTGTATAAACAAATTACTTATAGTTGAAATTTGCAGAAAAGGTTTCTACATCTGCTAAACATGTACAAGTTATAGTGCTACTTTGAGACTGAAAAAACATTAGATTGTTGTTTAAAGTTTACAAAATTTTAGACTGTTTTGAGTAACGTTTGCTCATAACATTTTCAGTTTGCTTAAAATGCATCTTTAGACCATTATCTAAAAgttgtataaatatttaattaacgGAGAAATAAAAAAGAGCCAAAATTTCAGGTGATTAATTAGAGATGCTCCAGTGTATTGCAACTGTCCATTGACTTCTTACGTAATATCGTTATCATTATTAAGGAATGGGCCATAACTAATTATTTCTCTTGAATTTTGGCATTTTGCATTTTCCACTTGGTTCATAATAAGGCAAGAAGATTAGTAGCCACCGACAATAAATGATGCAGACAAGTTTTCCCAGTTTGTTAAGTATATTGTAATTGCACTAGAAAAAAACCATCTAAATGTTATCATAATCGAGTCGTGTCGGATTCTTCAAAAAATGTATGGATTCAAGAACCTATGTTGGCATTATTGGAGAGTCCAAGCGACACAAGCGACATAAGTTGAGACTAAATAACTTACTGCAACATGTACCTACTAAGAATAGGTAAAACtccacaaatatatacaatatactTTTTGCACCTAGACATATCCATATACAATATACTAGTAATAACAGAGAACCCTCAGTTAAAACAGTGAAGCATGAACATGGCCAATATAATGCAAGAGCTGCATTCAAGGGCAGCAGCCGGGGCAACGAATTAATCCATTTTCATTGCAACGTGGACACCTCATCGACTTCCCTTCCTCCTCTTGAACAATTTTTGGCTTCCATTGCAACGTGGACACCTCATCGACTTCCCTTCCTCCTCTTGAACAATTTTTGGCTTCCATTGCAACCAGGACATGGTACAAACCTCACCTCACCACAACTTTGACAAGTGATATCATCAATCATAACAGGGAACCCTTCCAAAAGCTTAGCCAATTCTCCAGTATCACCAAGTTGTTTAATCTCTTCTAAACCACCAATGTACTTCCCTCTTATAAACAACTGAGGCAAGCTCAGTGTTTTACCTTCCAAAACACCTTGTAACTCTTTTCTATACGATGAATCCATAGAGATATCCCTTTCGTCTACACATATCCGAAGCCCTTTAAAGATCATACGCGTGGAGCAGCAATCTTCATAAGTCTTCCTGATTCCCCTCAGACTAGTAAAATACAGAACAATCCTATCTTCAGTACCCTTTAAGTAGATATCAGTATTAGCCAACAATGAGCTCAAAGAACTTGAACTATCATCTGATGACTCCACAAACCTAACTATTTTCAAATCATGATGCCCATATCGCTTGGAAGAGTACAATGCTTTTCTATAACTTAAAGCTAAATTAGGATCCATTTTCGCCAACAATGATTCCTCAGACAAATGCTTCCACAATGGCTTCGTATCTGGATGTTCAACAATCTCATTAGACTTCACAAATTCTTTCTGAATATCATAAACCATACGAAAATCTAAGTCATCAAGGCCTTCCATGAGCTCCCAAGTGTTGATTGCTGCATCAGGAGATAAAGGGTCACCTTCACATGTGGTGGGGTTGTCTGGAACTCGGGGATCAAGCGATCCATAGGTAGAGGAAGTGAGTGAAACTAAATGATTGGAGTCCCCTTTACAAAGAGGTGGATAGTGAATTGGAGGTGTCGGTAGGAAGAGTGTTGTTGAAActggaattgaagaagaatatgGGGACTGCGAATGTGAGTTTGATATATCTCTGGTAATAAAGTCATGATAGTAACGAGAAACAGAGCAACCCATTAATGGAAACACCAAAAAGATTGAATctttcttcaaatacaccacGAAAAATCTAGTCTTTGACAAGTATTGAAAATGATGCATAGTATTGggaaaaaaagtgaaataaatGGAAGTGAGAAAAGCTGGTTTATATAAATTGGGAAAATGCAAGGGTGACAGCCTACCACTTGTGCTGTGGATAAATACATCCCTCCACCTTTAATAAGATGTCTCGGGTTCAAACTATGGAtatatgaaaaaacaaaaaataaatgctCGACAATGATCTAGATTATAAGCAAATATCAGTGGGCATAGTTGACTGGTTCATATAAATTACATCATAATTTGACACACTCCACATCCAAGAAGCTAGCTAGAGAACTAGAACATAAAAGTACACAACTTCTTGAATACATCAATACAAAGTAAGTTTCCTATTATTTAGAAAACAATACCCCCTTTTTATCAGCTAGAAGCAAACTACATTATTTTTCACCTATGTTGGTCGGACTGCACTAAATTTAGAGGAACCAATAGGTACCTGTTGACATTTTTTAAGAGTCCGAGCAATATAGTCTTCACAAAGATTATAACCTAATTAACAAGTAATTTCAAGACACGGGTAATCAGTGTAACCAACAACTGGATCAGACCTATAGAAAGTGCTCCTATCATGTTTGTTCAACGGTGCATTCAGTTCAAAACGTTTGGGCAAATCAGGATTTGACAAAAACAAACGTCCAAATGAGACCAAATCAGCATAACTTTCAGCAATTGCTTTATCTCCCTCAGTTTTATTGTAGCCACCAGAAGCAATAAGTGTCCCCTCAAAAACCTTTCTAATTGATTTGAGGCAACGAGGTTCGTCCCTTGGCTCGAACACATGTAAATATAAAACTCCGAGCTTAGTGAGTTCACTAGCCAAATAAGTCGATAGAGCTTATGGGTTCGAGTCTTTTTTTCCGTACACTTCGGAAAACAGAGAGAGTTTTATGCCAACTTGTCTGCTCCGATTTCTTCCACAACTGTTCCTATAATTTCGAGAGCAAGTCTACAACGGTTCTCAATGCTTCCACCATATTCATCGGTCCTATCATTGACTTGATCGTTCAAGAATTGATCGATTATGTAGCTGTTTGCAGAGTTGATCTCCACTCCATCAAATCTTTCAATTTGAGGAACAACGACATGTTAATTAAGTGATCGTTTATCAAGTAAAAGTTGTGCAATGTTGTAATGTTGTGTTAAATTGATGGACACATTACCTGCTTCAATGGCATTGTGGGCTGCAATTCTAAAATCGTTGACAATGAGAGGGAGTTCATTAGCTTTTAGTTGCTTTGGTGTTGGTCTGAAATACTCACCATCGTTAGGTACTAAACATCGTAAAGAACAAAATACAAGAGCATTCATTATTGTTCTTCCATTAGTAACATTTATCAAAAGAATGGATCATGAACATAACTCAATCAAAAAAATAAGCTAGCTAGCAAAGGCAGAACAATAAAAGCTAGCTAGCTCGAGAGACAAGGATTGCCCAAGTCCATATAAAGAGGCTAGGCCAAATTACCCTCAGCAAAAGTGAGAATCTAGCTAGCAATATATCAGATCCAAGTTAATTATATGAACTTATTACCTGCATTCCAAGCTATAAGGAAATTGTTGAGACTTGAATCGGATAGTCGCCCTGGATGCCAAAGTTGACAAAAAAAGACACCACCTTTGCCATGAACAGAGACAACAATGGGCTTCCATGCCTCTGCTTGATCTTCAGTCCAAATTCCAGGCATATTCGGGGACCTTTAAatacaacaataattaaaatctcaatctcaatatACATAGTTAGGGTCGGCTTTATGAATTATAAGTAGGTACTTCTTTTCGTCTGaacaaattttatttcaaatttcaagaatttgGAGTTCTCTAACACTATATTTTGTTCACTATATTTAGTGACTTACAAATTTCTACAGACAGCATCTGTAATAAAAACGTTTAAGATATAAAGATTTTCATAAACAGAAAAACATATACAGAGAAATTTAAACTCTTTACCCATTGGAGATGTCAGAAGCACTAGTTGATTCAGAAATCAGAAAGCCTCCCTTTGTGGCTCTTTGAGCATAATATTCAATAGCATGTGGCTGTGGAGTATTATTGTATGATCTGTTCCTTGTCATTGGTGGCATCACTACTCTGCATATCACAACATAATACAATATATGCTTCAGTTTCTCAATCATGCAAAAGGAAAAAGTACACGATAAACCAAGAagtatttgttgttgttgttaccaCCACGGAATGTGGTGAGATGGATGGGATCCCTGCAGCATTAACCAAAGTTCTCAGGTTTGAGGGAGATCCTAATCCTTCTCCCTTTAATGGCCCCCACATGGCACCAATACTGAATTAGTTTGGCCAGTGGGTTCCGAATACCATATGGTTATAAAAACAAGAACTAAACAGTACCTATGAGACAGCTCAAAACTCCCCATTTTGTAAGGAGTAAGGAGAGGAACTGAGGTGGAGTTTGATGCCATCTCTGAATGatcttctcttttcttattTGCTTCAGAAAACTAGCTGCTACGTATCCAAATTCATATACAAGTTATGCCAATTTTTAAATAGGTATTCTCACTAATAATTATGCTAACTTGAAGGGGCAGCTAACTTTATAGTTTATACTACTATTTATGATGGCATTTTTAGTATAAATTTGTATCATGACTTCTACAACTTGGATTTAAAAATGACCTTGTAAGACAAATTGGTAACACTGCTGAATAATTCAAGAAGTGGGTCCAATAAGGCGTCCCTATTACAAAATCCAACTCATCCactaatattttctttaatttttttagtaaatattaataaataagttTTGGTTATCCAAAGGAGGTACAAAAGCATGAGTTCTAAAGTCCAAGCTAGTAAAATAATTATCACACAGATAATGATAGATGAAATATTAATGcaagttgaaaataaaattaaatatgacCAATCAACTTGACATTTGACCTTGGTGCCTTGTATGGAGGGGGGTCTACTGTACTTACCAGTAGGTATGATTAAACTCAAGAGCGGGTACTTAAGGAAAAGGTCCTTATCTTACTACTAGAACCTTCATTTCACGAGGGAGTCCAGGCACGAGCCTACCTTGTAAGAAACCAAAAAATGGGGTACCAGCATACCATATAGggaatcatataattaaaataacattTGTAAACAACAGTAATAGGAGAAGAACATTTGTAGTGATAATCATAACATGAACAGGAAAAGAAGAGGGGGGAACAAAAACTTAGTAGATAATAGGACAATCTTCTACCTCTGAAGAATCATCTATTGGTGGACAACCAGTCCTTTTCATTTTCATATGAAGGTTTCCAAGTAATGAGTGAATAACCTCAGTTTCATAATGAGATGTATCACCAACTAAAAATACATGAACTATGTTCTTTACTTCTATCCAGCTACAACCTGGTTGCTTCTTCAATCCTCTGTCCTTCATTTGTGTCCTCAGCTTTGCAGCTTCTTTCCACCTTCCATTCGAAGCACACAATTTTGACAATGACAAATAGGTTCCCGAACTTTTTTCTTCGATCCCTAAGAGTTTAATTGCAGCCAATTTTCCTGTTTCTGAATCTCCATGAAGATTACAGCTCGAAAGAAGAGCTCCCCAAATGAACGCTGATTCTGCTCTTGGAAGCCGTTCAATAATATCCAAGGCCTCTTTGAGTTTTCCTGCTCGACCGCAGAGATCTACAAGGCATGTATAATGGTCCTCTCTCAATTTTATGGAATCTTCTCTACAAAGCTCATCGAAGTACTTTAACCCTTCCTCCACCAAACCTGAGTGGCTGCAGGCAGCAAGCAATCCCACGTAAGTCACATCGTTTGGTTTGAATCCCAGTTGCAGCATTTCTTTGAAGAGATTGATTGCATCCCTTCCAAAACCATGGTGAGTATATGCTGCAATCATAACATTCCAAGAGATCAGATCTCTCTGGCCTCTCAAGCCATCATCAAATATTTTCCTTGCAGTTGCTACATCTCCACATTTTGAATACATGTTTATAAGTGCTGATATGACCACTTCATTCTTCTGATATATTGTTTTGTTAATTACTTGGTGAATTAGCATTCCCTCACTAAGACCGGCTAATTCACTGCAAGCACCCAAAACACTCACAAAAGTCCCTTCATTTGGTTTCACCCAACCATCCATTTGCATGTCACAGAAATTTCTTAGTGCTTCTTCACTTTTCCCCTCTAGCACGTAGCCATTAATCATTATTGACCAAGAAACCACATCTCTCTGCCTCATTTTATCAAACAATATTCTAGCTCTGATGAGTTCCCCATTTTGAATGAAGCCCATGATCATTGTATTCCACGAAGATATGGTCTTTTCTGGCATCATCTCAAACAGTTCAAACGCTTTGTCAAGTCTCGAGTTTTGTGTATACCCAGTGATCATTGCATTCCAGCAAACCACATTGCGTTCAGGAGTCCTATTAAAAAGTGTTCTAGCCTCGTCGACTCTCCCATTTTTTGACAACCCTGCTATCATTGTAGTCCAAGACACCACATTCTTCTCAGGCATCTGATCAAAAAGCACTCTTGCCTCGTTGATTCGCCCATTCCGAGCCAATCCTGCTATAACCATGTTCCAAGAAACCACATTTCTCTCCCCCATCTTCCAGAACAATTCCAAACCCTTATCAATTCTACCATTTCTTGCATACCCATCAATCAAACTATTCCATGAAACCACATTCTTCTCAGGCATTTCATTGAAAAGCATCTCAGCCTCAAGAATCCGATTCGTCCTCGCGTACGCAGCAAGCATAGCTGTCCAAGTAACAACATCTCTCTTTGCATCATTCCTTCCAAACAATTCCCTTGCTTTATCAATCTTCCCACATCTTATATAACCTGAAATCATCGCTGTCCATGACACCACATCTGGTTCCGACATTTTATCAAACAGCTTCCTAGCTTCATCAACCTGACCCTCTTTGCTTAGCTTGGAAATAATCCTATTTGACCTGGAAATATCTTGGTTACATGTGTAGTCTAATCTGGGAAGTAAAGAATAATGCTTTATGGGTTGACTGATGAAGTGAAGTTTAGTTTGAAGGTTAAAGGCTGATTTGCAGAAACTGAAAAAATGTCTAAGCTTTACTGGAGCAAGAAACAGCTTCAACATCTCAAGCCTTGGCACATTGCAGACTATTAGATCAATTGGCTAATGCAAAATATAAGCTAGCTCTAGAGTTCTGAAGTTCAAGGCCTAGGTATAAAGTCCTTTTGTTTGTTAGTGTGTGCTTTGCCTCGGAAATTTTCTAGCGCGAATCCAAATTTACGGAGATAATAAGTCGAGGCTAGTTAGCCCTCATAAAATCCAACATTAGTAATGATGTGGTTTGTTACCTTATTGATACTTGCATAAAATCAGCTTTACAATATGCTACATTACACTGTCAGATTGTCATTTTGTTGCCCATTTGAATTTATTCAGCATCTTTTACTCCAGTCGAATTCACATTTAATAAAGAATGtaatacttttaaaatttgtggtTTTAAATAATATCATAACACTTTTGCGGCTATACAACTTCTGGTGGTATTAAACATGTTACATAGCAGTTGTATGACTATCAAAGCTTCTCATTAATGATATATCGTATCATTACTAGAACAAACTAATACTCCGTCCCCTTTTACTTATCAAATATTGACTTTATACAacctattaagaaaacaatgatTGATATAATGAGTTTACCATTTTGCCCCCTATTAATTAATAGAATCTTAAATATATTTACTCACTACATTTTTCAAAGACTAAATTAACTCAAGTGCCCTGGAATGTTTAAAAGGGGCAAAAGAATTTACTTAACTCTCTTTGGAACCCTGTGATAGTTTACACAACATTATGTACaaaataacaatctaatatccTACTACTAATTTATCCCAAGATAACACTTCTCAGAAAGGATGTCTTCCAGAGAACTAGTATATGCATTTTGTGTTTACAGTCGTCTCTACAGTGAAAGAAAGACCCAAGCTCACAAGATGGACGGCTTGAACAAGTTTTGTGTGTGTGCTGCAATTTTCACATATCCTAAACTTGGCTTTTCTCAGGTTGCCGAGAAACTTCGAAGGCAAAGTGAAGCAGCCTTCGAAGCCTTAATACCATGTCACAATGAAAAGGCAAAGCAGATCTTCTCTCCAAGTATGCCGGACTTACAGTCATCCATGATAAAGCATGGAGCTCTGCAGCTATGTTCTCAAGAATCAAGTGAGTCGCTATTTGAACGTCTCTTGTTTCCGAGCCTATACCCCTTCCCCCAACCTTACCAACGCCCTTCAAAAACTTTTCTTGGATGATGTTGCTGCCACCATAGTAATCAACGAGGCTGACAGAAAGAACTGAGGGCCATTCTTCTTTTGAGATGGTCCTCACATCTCTCCTCATGGTAGGTACTGCTTTTGAAACCACAAAACCTGTTGAAAGGGGAATGGCACATCCCTTGCTGTGGAGAAGATGGGCGAGTGGTGGTGATTCAGCAGTAAGGCAAATGGGAAGCTGAAGACTGACAGGAGGTAGGAATCTCATACTGGGAGACGGAATTAGAATGTAGGAGGTAGACGTAGAACCAAGGGACTTAACTGGCGTATAACCTTCAAGATAACCTGGCTGGCTCATAAGGCCACTACTTTGACTTGTCCCTGCAAAATTTACACCatacataagtatgaaaaagaaataaccAGGCATAAAAATATGAACTGATGACAAATCCAAAGAAACCATTTTTCAATGGATATTTTCATATGGTAAGCCCAACACCACCAACACCAAAAGAGGAACCCTACACAGAAGCGCTATGGTTACCCTATCCCACTTTACTCCCTTGGTAACACGTATCCCAACCACAATTCCTTAACCTAGGTTTACTCCCTTGACTTCCTCAAAATATAGTTCCAAGTTTCAACACCTCCAACTAGAGAAACAATCCCCCCCATGAGTGTATCTTAAAGAATTTTATGCTTACAAGTAGCCTAATCCATTTAATCTCTTATTGGTCAAGTATTTAGAAATAGTATCTCCTTTACAGTCCATGTTGTTAGATAAGAGAATCCATAAGAAAGCCAAAGTAGAGTCAACTCAATCAGAGAACAGGGAATCtgaaaaaccaaaaaaaggaaaagggaaaAGAGGAATTCTACCATGACTTGTTGAGTCCGCTTGAAACATAAGCTGTAAGGAATGGTCAATAGAAAGCGAGACAAAACTAATGCTTTGCACCAATTGAAGTAAGCCCCTGGAGTTGTCCGCTACACCCTGTCCACCAATTAACTGCTTCCTTGTGGATGGTTGACCTAAGCCACCTTTCATGAAAGAGGAAGCCTTTGAGTGAGGACTGTACAATGGATTAGGGGAGGAAGGAAGTGCTCTTT
This sequence is a window from Solanum dulcamara chromosome 10, daSolDulc1.2, whole genome shotgun sequence. Protein-coding genes within it:
- the LOC129870092 gene encoding flavonoid 8-hydroxylase 1, chloroplastic, encoding MQAMKASSFSPFQVNLNSTSSFPKTNLYIHPNYENPISCFPSIQSQNAKFKLFTAISPSVLTESETPFDEKTENENQEQIFDWYAQWYPIMPICDLDKRRPHGKKVMGIDVVVWWDRNEKEWKVMDDSCPHRYAPLSEGRIDQWGRLQCVYHGWCFNGAGDCKFIPQAPRDGPPVHTSKKACATVYPSCVQNDILWFWPNSDPLYKDIYLTKKPPYIPELDDSSFSKTFMVRDISYGYELLIENLMDPAHVQYSHYGIMNVPVAPKSVKADREGGRPLDITVTKLDVNAITANQGPGRNTFVPPCVYYSYFAFGGPQGKTTDVSSGAVQEKPSAEKQKKALLVFICIPVSPGHSRIIFASPRNFATWADRIIPRWIFHLGQNLILDSDLYLLHVEEHKLKEIGSYNWHKACYLPTKADAIVVAFRRWLNKYAGGQVDWRGKYNGDLPPTPPREQLLDRYWTHTVNCTSCNLAYKGLNALEVILQIASIGVIGIVAAAKQGTLSVVARYSLVTVALLCFVASRWLSHFIYKNFHFHDYDHAFR
- the LOC129904986 gene encoding uncharacterized protein At3g28850-like, producing MHHFQYLSKTRFFVVYLKKDSIFLVFPLMGCSVSRYYHDFITRDISNSHSQSPYSSSIPVSTTLFLPTPPIHYPPLCKGDSNHLVSLTSSTYGSLDPRVPDNPTTCEGDPLSPDAAINTWELMEGLDDLDFRMVYDIQKEFVKSNEIVEHPDTKPLWKHLSEESLLAKMDPNLALSYRKALYSSKRYGHHDLKIVRFVESSDDSSSSLSSLLANTDIYLKGTEDRIVLYFTSLRGIRKTYEDCCSTRMIFKGLRICVDERDISMDSSYRKELQGVLEGKTLSLPQLFIRGKYIGGLEEIKQLGDTGELAKLLEGFPVMIDDITCQSCGEVRFVPCPGCNGSQKLFKRRKGSR
- the LOC129904985 gene encoding pentatricopeptide repeat-containing protein At2g35030, mitochondrial-like, with the protein product MLKLFLAPVKLRHFFSFCKSAFNLQTKLHFISQPIKHYSLLPRLDYTCNQDISRSNRIISKLSKEGQVDEARKLFDKMSEPDVVSWTAMISGYIRCGKIDKARELFGRNDAKRDVVTWTAMLAAYARTNRILEAEMLFNEMPEKNVVSWNSLIDGYARNGRIDKGLELFWKMGERNVVSWNMVIAGLARNGRINEARVLFDQMPEKNVVSWTTMIAGLSKNGRVDEARTLFNRTPERNVVCWNAMITGYTQNSRLDKAFELFEMMPEKTISSWNTMIMGFIQNGELIRARILFDKMRQRDVVSWSIMINGYVLEGKSEEALRNFCDMQMDGWVKPNEGTFVSVLGACSELAGLSEGMLIHQVINKTIYQKNEVVISALINMYSKCGDVATARKIFDDGLRGQRDLISWNVMIAAYTHHGFGRDAINLFKEMLQLGFKPNDVTYVGLLAACSHSGLVEEGLKYFDELCREDSIKLREDHYTCLVDLCGRAGKLKEALDIIERLPRAESAFIWGALLSSCNLHGDSETGKLAAIKLLGIEEKSSGTYLSLSKLCASNGRWKEAAKLRTQMKDRGLKKQPGCSWIEVKNIVHVFLVGDTSHYETEVIHSLLGNLHMKMKRTGCPPIDDSSESSDATNDKEQIIQ